The Streptomyces cynarae genome contains a region encoding:
- a CDS encoding carboxymuconolactone decarboxylase family protein: MQSRMQNPAVVLSGAMQPIQEILKAVQSGGVDGQTLELVHLRVSQINGCSACVVGGAKTARKAGVSDERLDAVAAWRETPYFTEEERAALALAEAATRLADRPDAVSDEVWDTAATYFDEKQLAAIVLMIGVTNLFNRLNATTRQIAGAWG; the protein is encoded by the coding sequence ATGCAGTCCCGTATGCAGAACCCCGCCGTCGTCCTGTCCGGTGCTATGCAGCCCATCCAGGAGATCCTCAAGGCCGTGCAGTCCGGCGGCGTGGACGGGCAGACGCTGGAGCTGGTGCATCTGCGGGTCAGCCAGATCAACGGCTGCAGCGCCTGCGTCGTCGGCGGCGCCAAGACGGCCCGCAAGGCCGGAGTCAGCGACGAGCGGCTGGACGCGGTCGCCGCCTGGCGGGAGACCCCGTACTTCACCGAGGAGGAGCGGGCGGCGCTCGCGCTGGCCGAGGCAGCGACGCGGCTGGCCGACCGTCCCGACGCGGTGAGCGACGAGGTGTGGGACACGGCCGCCACCTACTTCGACGAGAAGCAGCTCGCCGCGATCGTCCTGATGATCGGCGTCACCAACCTGTTCAACCGGCTCAACGCCACGACCCGCCAGATCGCCGGTGCGTGGGGCTGA
- a CDS encoding roadblock/LC7 domain-containing protein: MTEQVHPGPQLDWLLDGLVDRIPEIRCAIVLSGDGLLIGKSKDLRRDDAEHLSAVGSGMHSLARGAARHFHGGEVQQTVIQMERAFLFVTAAGRGARLAAIASEEVDVGMMAFEMGTLVKQVGQYMSAAPRVQTPSGGLIQDA, translated from the coding sequence ATGACTGAGCAGGTACATCCCGGGCCGCAGCTGGACTGGCTCCTCGACGGCCTGGTGGACCGGATCCCGGAGATCCGCTGTGCCATCGTGCTGTCCGGGGACGGCCTCCTCATCGGCAAGTCGAAGGACCTGCGCCGCGACGACGCCGAGCACCTGTCGGCGGTGGGCTCGGGCATGCACAGCCTGGCCCGGGGCGCCGCGCGCCACTTCCACGGCGGGGAGGTCCAGCAGACGGTCATCCAGATGGAGAGGGCGTTCCTGTTCGTCACGGCCGCGGGCAGGGGTGCCCGGCTGGCCGCGATCGCCTCGGAGGAAGTGGACGTGGGGATGATGGCCTTCGAGATGGGCACGCTCGTCAAGCAGGTCGGCCAGTACATGAGCGCCGCGCCTCGCGTCCAGACACCGTCCGGCGGTCTTATTCAGGATGCGTGA
- a CDS encoding phytoene desaturase family protein produces the protein MPVREGHEGNQRHERYDAVIVGGGHNGLVAAAYLARAGRSVLLLERLDHTGGAAVSTRPFAGVDARLSRYSYLVSLLPRKIVRDLGLDFRVRARTVSSYTPVERHGRPTGLLVGGGERRTREAFARLTGSDREFEAWQRFYGMTGRVAQRVFPTLTEPLPTRDDLRRRIDDEEAWRALFEEPIGAAIEARFTDDLVRGVVLTDALIGTFADAHDTSLKQNRCFLYHVIGGGTGAWDVPVGGMGALTDALAGAARAAGAVIATGREAVRIDTDGRAAEVTFRGADGEGTVFARHVLVNASPQELARLTGDTPPAPAEGAQLKVNMLLTRLPALRDTGVDPREAFSGTFHIAEGYRQLATAHAQAAAGSLPAAPPSEIYCHSLTDPTILGRDLVERGYQTLTLFGLHTPARLFEEDNDAVREELLKSTLAQLDAHLAEPVENCLATDADGRPCIEARSPLDLERDLRLPGGNIFHRELAWPYAQEGTGRWGVETRHANVLLCGSGAVRGGGVSGVPGHNAAMAVLEG, from the coding sequence ATGCCTGTACGCGAAGGACACGAGGGAAACCAGAGGCACGAGCGATACGACGCCGTGATCGTCGGCGGCGGCCACAACGGCCTCGTGGCCGCCGCCTATCTGGCCCGGGCCGGGCGATCCGTGCTCCTACTGGAGCGGCTGGACCACACCGGCGGCGCCGCCGTGTCCACGCGCCCGTTCGCCGGGGTCGACGCACGACTGTCGCGCTACTCCTACCTGGTCAGCCTGCTGCCCCGGAAGATCGTGCGGGACCTGGGGCTGGACTTCCGCGTGCGGGCGCGCACCGTCTCGTCGTACACCCCCGTCGAGCGCCACGGGCGCCCCACCGGGCTGCTCGTCGGCGGTGGCGAGCGGCGCACCCGGGAGGCGTTCGCACGGCTCACCGGCTCCGACCGCGAGTTCGAGGCATGGCAGCGGTTCTACGGCATGACCGGGCGGGTGGCCCAGCGGGTGTTCCCGACGCTCACCGAGCCGCTGCCCACCCGTGACGACCTGCGCCGCCGCATCGACGACGAAGAGGCGTGGCGGGCGCTGTTCGAGGAGCCGATCGGCGCCGCGATCGAGGCCCGCTTCACCGACGACCTGGTCCGCGGAGTCGTCCTCACCGACGCGCTCATCGGCACCTTCGCCGACGCCCACGACACCTCCCTGAAGCAGAACCGCTGCTTCCTCTACCACGTCATCGGCGGCGGCACCGGCGCCTGGGACGTCCCCGTCGGCGGCATGGGCGCCCTCACCGACGCGCTCGCCGGGGCCGCGCGCGCCGCCGGGGCGGTCATCGCCACCGGGCGCGAGGCGGTGCGGATCGACACCGACGGGCGCGCCGCCGAGGTCACGTTCCGGGGCGCGGACGGGGAGGGCACCGTCTTCGCCCGGCACGTCCTGGTGAACGCCTCCCCGCAGGAGCTGGCCCGGCTGACCGGCGACACCCCGCCGGCTCCTGCCGAGGGCGCCCAGCTGAAGGTGAACATGCTGCTCACCCGGCTGCCCGCGCTGCGCGACACCGGCGTCGACCCGCGAGAGGCGTTCTCCGGCACCTTCCACATCGCCGAGGGATACCGGCAACTGGCCACCGCCCACGCCCAGGCCGCCGCCGGTTCACTGCCCGCCGCGCCGCCGTCCGAGATCTACTGCCACTCGCTCACCGACCCCACCATCCTCGGCCGCGACCTGGTCGAACGCGGCTACCAGACCCTCACCCTCTTCGGCCTGCACACCCCCGCGCGGCTCTTCGAGGAGGACAACGACGCCGTACGGGAGGAGCTGCTGAAGTCGACGCTGGCGCAGCTGGACGCCCACCTCGCCGAGCCGGTCGAGAACTGCCTGGCCACCGACGCGGACGGGCGTCCCTGCATCGAGGCCAGGTCCCCGCTCGACCTGGAGCGCGACCTGCGGCTGCCCGGTGGCAACATCTTCCACCGTGAACTGGCCTGGCCGTACGCCCAGGAAGGCACGGGCCGCTGGGGCGTGGAGACCCGGCACGCGAACGTCCTGCTGTGCGGCTCGGGTGCGGTCCGCGGCGGCGGGGTGAGCGGCGTGCCCGGGCACAACGCGGCGATGGCGGTGCTCGAAGGCTAA
- a CDS encoding acyl-CoA synthetase yields MSQSANGFWAQAAADPERTVLVAADGEEWTAGRLLADANRMVHGLRAAGLRTGDSFAVVLPNGVAFLTAYLAATQAGLYLVPVNHHLVGPEIAWIVSDSGVKVIVAHERFADAARAAADEAGLPAAHRFSVGEADGFRPYAELLDGQPESAPGDRTLGWVMNYTSGTTGRPRGIRRPLPGKPPEEAYLGGFLGIFGIRPYDDNVHLVCSPLYHTAVLQFAGASLHIGHRLVVMDKWTPEEMLRLIDVHRCTHTHMVPTQFHRLLALPDEVRARYDVSSMRHAIHGAAPCPDHVKRAMIEWWGMCVEEYYAASEGGGAFATAEDWLKKPGTVGKAWPISELAVFDDDGNRLPPGELGTVYMKMSTGGFSYHRDEAKTRKNRVGDFFTVGDLGYLDEDGYLFLRDRKIDLIISGGVNIYPAEIEAALLTHPAVADAAAFGIPHDDWGEEVKAVVEPAPGHEPGPALATDILDHCARQLAGYKRPKSVDFIATMPRDPNGKLYKRRLREPYWEGRTRPV; encoded by the coding sequence GTGAGCCAGTCCGCCAACGGTTTCTGGGCCCAGGCAGCGGCCGATCCCGAGCGCACCGTCCTCGTGGCCGCCGACGGGGAGGAGTGGACCGCCGGGCGGCTGCTCGCCGACGCCAACCGGATGGTGCACGGGCTGCGCGCCGCGGGGCTGCGGACCGGTGACTCCTTCGCCGTCGTCCTGCCCAACGGTGTCGCGTTCCTCACCGCGTACCTGGCCGCCACCCAGGCCGGGCTCTACCTCGTCCCCGTCAACCACCACCTCGTCGGGCCGGAGATCGCCTGGATCGTCTCCGACTCCGGCGTCAAGGTGATCGTCGCGCACGAGCGGTTCGCGGACGCGGCGCGTGCCGCCGCCGACGAGGCCGGACTGCCGGCCGCCCACCGGTTCTCCGTCGGCGAGGCCGACGGCTTCCGGCCGTACGCCGAACTCCTCGACGGACAGCCCGAGTCGGCGCCCGGCGACCGCACCCTCGGCTGGGTCATGAACTACACCTCGGGCACCACGGGCCGTCCCCGCGGCATCCGCCGCCCACTGCCCGGAAAACCGCCCGAGGAGGCCTACCTCGGCGGTTTCCTCGGCATCTTCGGCATCAGGCCCTACGACGACAACGTCCACCTGGTCTGCTCGCCGCTTTACCACACGGCCGTGCTCCAGTTCGCGGGCGCCTCCCTGCACATCGGGCACCGGCTGGTGGTGATGGACAAGTGGACGCCCGAGGAGATGCTCCGCCTCATCGACGTCCACCGGTGCACGCACACGCACATGGTGCCGACCCAGTTCCACCGCCTCCTCGCCCTGCCCGACGAGGTGAGGGCCCGCTACGACGTCTCGTCCATGCGGCACGCCATCCACGGCGCCGCCCCCTGCCCGGACCATGTGAAGCGGGCGATGATCGAGTGGTGGGGCATGTGCGTGGAGGAGTACTACGCGGCGAGCGAGGGAGGCGGCGCCTTCGCGACCGCCGAGGACTGGCTGAAGAAGCCCGGCACGGTCGGCAAGGCGTGGCCCATCAGCGAACTCGCGGTCTTCGACGACGACGGCAACCGGCTGCCGCCCGGTGAACTCGGCACCGTCTACATGAAGATGAGCACCGGCGGCTTCTCGTACCACAGGGACGAGGCCAAGACGCGCAAGAACCGCGTCGGCGACTTCTTCACCGTCGGCGACCTCGGCTACCTCGACGAGGACGGCTATCTGTTCCTGCGCGACCGCAAGATCGACCTGATCATCTCCGGCGGGGTCAACATCTACCCCGCCGAGATCGAGGCCGCGCTGCTCACCCACCCCGCCGTCGCCGACGCGGCCGCCTTCGGCATCCCGCACGACGACTGGGGCGAGGAGGTCAAGGCGGTCGTCGAACCCGCCCCCGGCCATGAGCCCGGCCCGGCGCTCGCCACGGACATCCTCGACCACTGCGCACGGCAACTCGCCGGCTACAAGCGGCCCAAGAGCGTCGACTTCATCGCGACGATGCCCCGCGACCCCAACGGCAAGCTGTACAAGCGACGGCTGCGCGAACCGTACTGGGAAGGCCGTACCCGCCCCGTCTGA
- a CDS encoding acyl-CoA synthetase: protein MTAGRSVTVDGTLRRSARRTPARVAIRYGDRSWTYAELDDAVSRAARVLREAGLAPGDRIGALGHNSDAYLIAFLACARAGLVHVPVNQNLTGEDLAYIVDQSSCSLVLADPDLAGNLPQGVRRLPLRDADDSLLARLAATEPYDGEEPRAEDLVQLLYTSGTTALPKGAMMTHRALVHEYLSAITALDLSAGDRPVHALPLYHSAQMHVFLLPYLAVGAENVVLDAPDGDRLFDLVEAGRADSLFAPPTVWIGLANRPDFTTRDLSGLRKAYYGASIMPVPVLERLKERLPKLAFYNCFGQSEIGPLAMVLGPYEHKGRMDSCGRPVLFVEAKLVDESGEDVPDGEQGEIVYRSPQLCEGYWEKPEETAEAFRDGWFHSGDLAVRDADGYFTIVDRVKDVINSGGVLVASRQVEDALYTHERVAEAAVIGLPDERWIEAVTAVVVPRGEVTEAELIDHVREKLPHFKAPKRVLFVDELPRNASGKILKRELRDRFGR, encoded by the coding sequence ATGACGGCGGGACGAAGCGTCACGGTCGACGGCACGCTGCGGCGCAGCGCCCGGCGTACCCCGGCGAGGGTGGCGATCCGCTACGGCGACCGGTCGTGGACCTACGCGGAACTCGACGACGCCGTCTCGCGAGCCGCCCGCGTGCTGCGGGAGGCCGGGCTCGCCCCGGGCGACCGGATCGGCGCCCTGGGCCACAACTCCGACGCCTACCTGATCGCCTTCCTGGCCTGCGCCCGCGCCGGACTGGTGCACGTGCCGGTGAACCAGAACCTGACCGGCGAGGACCTGGCGTACATCGTCGACCAGTCCAGCTGTTCCCTCGTCCTCGCGGACCCTGACCTCGCGGGGAACCTTCCGCAGGGTGTACGGCGGCTGCCGCTGCGCGACGCGGACGACTCGCTGCTCGCGCGGCTGGCCGCGACCGAGCCGTACGACGGCGAGGAACCGCGCGCCGAGGACCTGGTGCAACTGCTGTACACGTCCGGCACGACCGCGCTGCCCAAGGGCGCGATGATGACGCACCGCGCCCTGGTGCACGAGTACCTGAGCGCGATCACCGCCCTCGACCTGAGCGCGGGCGACCGGCCGGTGCACGCCCTGCCGCTCTACCACTCGGCGCAGATGCACGTCTTCCTGCTGCCCTACCTCGCCGTCGGCGCGGAGAACGTCGTCCTGGACGCGCCCGACGGCGACCGGCTCTTCGACCTGGTCGAGGCGGGCCGCGCCGACAGCCTGTTCGCGCCGCCGACGGTCTGGATCGGATTGGCGAACCGGCCCGACTTCACCACCCGCGACCTGAGCGGCCTGCGCAAGGCCTACTACGGCGCCTCGATCATGCCGGTGCCCGTGCTGGAGCGCCTCAAGGAGCGGCTGCCGAAGCTCGCGTTCTACAACTGCTTCGGGCAGAGCGAGATCGGCCCCCTCGCCATGGTCCTCGGGCCCTACGAGCACAAGGGACGCATGGACTCGTGCGGGCGTCCGGTGCTGTTCGTGGAGGCGAAGCTCGTCGACGAGTCCGGCGAGGACGTGCCCGACGGGGAACAGGGAGAGATCGTTTACCGGTCACCGCAGTTGTGCGAGGGCTACTGGGAGAAGCCGGAGGAGACCGCCGAGGCGTTCCGCGACGGCTGGTTCCACTCCGGGGACCTCGCCGTGCGGGACGCCGACGGGTACTTCACCATCGTCGACCGGGTGAAGGACGTCATCAACTCCGGCGGGGTACTGGTCGCTTCACGGCAGGTCGAGGACGCCCTCTACACCCACGAGCGGGTCGCCGAGGCAGCGGTGATCGGGCTGCCCGACGAGCGGTGGATCGAGGCGGTCACCGCGGTCGTCGTACCGCGCGGCGAGGTGACCGAGGCCGAACTGATCGACCACGTGCGCGAGAAGCTGCCGCACTTCAAGGCGCCCAAGCGGGTGCTGTTCGTGGACGAGCTGCCGCGCAATGCGAGCGGGAAGATCCTGAAGCGGGAGCTGCGGGACCGGTTCGGTCGCTGA
- a CDS encoding nitronate monooxygenase — translation MQTELSKQLGVEHALFGFTPFPAVAAAISRAGGFGVLGAVRYTAPDDLKRDLDWVDAHVDGRPYGLDVVMPAKKVEGVTEADVEAMIPEGHRQFVRDTLAEYGVPELAEGDASGWRITGWMEQVARSQLDVAFEYPIRLLANALGSPPADVVERAHAQGALVAALAGSARHARKHQEAGIDIVVAQGYEAGGHTGEIASMVLTPEVVDAVAPLPVLAAGGIGSGQQVAAALALGAQGVWLGSIWLTTTEAELPSPVLVRKLLAAGSGDTVRSRALTGKPARQLRTAWTDVWDDPDGPGALPMPLQGLLVAEAITRIQKYEVDPLLGTPVGQIVGRMTSERSVQAVVDDLTRGFEKAVDRINRIAGRSRQ, via the coding sequence ATGCAGACGGAGCTGAGCAAGCAACTCGGGGTCGAGCACGCCCTCTTCGGGTTCACGCCGTTTCCCGCCGTCGCCGCGGCCATCAGCCGGGCCGGCGGGTTCGGCGTGCTCGGCGCGGTCCGCTACACGGCCCCCGACGACCTCAAGCGCGACCTCGACTGGGTCGACGCCCACGTCGACGGCCGCCCCTACGGACTGGACGTCGTCATGCCCGCCAAGAAGGTGGAGGGCGTGACGGAGGCCGATGTCGAGGCGATGATCCCGGAGGGACACCGGCAGTTCGTCAGGGACACCCTGGCCGAGTACGGGGTGCCCGAACTCGCCGAGGGCGACGCGTCCGGGTGGCGGATCACCGGCTGGATGGAACAGGTCGCCCGCAGCCAGCTCGACGTCGCGTTCGAGTACCCGATCAGGTTGCTGGCCAATGCTCTTGGCTCCCCGCCCGCCGACGTCGTCGAACGCGCCCACGCACAGGGCGCTCTGGTCGCCGCGCTGGCAGGCAGCGCCCGGCACGCCCGCAAGCACCAGGAGGCGGGTATCGACATCGTGGTCGCGCAGGGGTACGAGGCCGGTGGCCACACCGGCGAGATCGCCTCCATGGTGCTCACACCCGAAGTGGTCGACGCCGTCGCCCCGTTGCCCGTGCTGGCCGCCGGCGGCATCGGCAGCGGGCAGCAGGTCGCCGCCGCCCTGGCGCTCGGTGCGCAGGGCGTCTGGCTAGGCTCGATCTGGCTGACCACCACGGAGGCCGAACTCCCCTCGCCCGTCCTCGTCCGCAAGCTGCTGGCCGCCGGCTCGGGCGACACCGTCCGCTCCCGGGCGCTGACCGGCAAACCGGCCCGGCAGCTGCGTACCGCGTGGACCGACGTCTGGGACGACCCGGACGGCCCGGGCGCCCTTCCCATGCCGCTCCAGGGCCTGCTGGTGGCCGAGGCGATCACCCGCATCCAGAAGTACGAGGTGGACCCGCTGCTCGGCACGCCCGTCGGCCAGATCGTCGGCCGCATGACCAGCGAACGCAGCGTCCAGGCCGTCGTCGACGACCTCACCCGGGGTTTCGAGAAGGCCGTCGACCGCATCAACCGGATCGCCGGAAGGAGTCGGCAGTGA
- a CDS encoding iron chaperone, producing the protein MKERAKELKASSRRGSKAAKAAEDETAVLAKIAEMQESDRVMAERIHAVVKESAPELAPKLWYGMPAYALDGKVVCFFQSAEKFKSRYATFGFSDKANLDDGAMWPASYALKELTAADEARIGALVKKAVN; encoded by the coding sequence ATGAAGGAGCGCGCCAAGGAGCTGAAGGCGTCCTCGCGCCGCGGGTCCAAGGCCGCCAAGGCGGCGGAGGACGAGACCGCCGTGCTTGCGAAGATCGCCGAGATGCAGGAGTCGGACCGGGTCATGGCCGAACGGATCCACGCCGTCGTCAAGGAGAGCGCGCCGGAGCTCGCCCCGAAGCTCTGGTACGGGATGCCCGCGTACGCCCTGGACGGCAAGGTCGTCTGCTTCTTCCAGAGCGCGGAGAAGTTCAAGTCCCGCTATGCGACGTTCGGCTTCAGCGACAAGGCCAACCTCGACGACGGCGCCATGTGGCCGGCTTCCTACGCCCTGAAGGAGCTGACCGCCGCCGACGAGGCGAGGATCGGCGCGCTCGTGAAGAAAGCGGTGAACTGA
- a CDS encoding DUF742 domain-containing protein gives MREPRWLDGAEAGRHLRPYAITGGRTRHSQHTFTLITLVVSRSEAEFEYEYLEPEAVQILELCRDRAVAVAEIAAHLDLPVSVVKILCGDLLGASLIIVQSPPGQDDQPSVEIIERVMDGIRQL, from the coding sequence ATGCGTGAACCGCGGTGGCTCGACGGTGCGGAGGCCGGGCGTCATTTACGGCCGTACGCCATCACGGGCGGGCGCACCCGCCACAGTCAGCACACGTTCACACTGATCACGCTGGTCGTCTCGCGGTCCGAGGCTGAGTTCGAGTACGAGTACCTGGAGCCGGAGGCGGTCCAGATCCTCGAGCTGTGCCGGGACCGCGCGGTGGCGGTCGCCGAGATCGCCGCGCATCTGGACCTGCCGGTGAGCGTGGTGAAGATCCTGTGCGGGGATCTGCTGGGCGCCTCGCTCATCATCGTCCAGTCGCCGCCCGGGCAGGACGACCAGCCGAGTGTGGAAATCATCGAAAGGGTGATGGATGGTATCCGTCAGCTCTGA
- a CDS encoding oxygenase MpaB family protein, giving the protein MESGRRGHTGRVDADPGFYGPSSVTWQVHADPMMWVAGIRALYLQALHPPTVRGVVQNSDFRRDAWGRLMRTADFVGTTTYGTTEAAERLAARVRKIHAMLGATDPDTGERYGVDEPELLLWVHCAEIDSYLHVLRRSGFRLTEAEADRYVRENRAAAALVGLDPEQVPADQVELAAYFEKMRPELAAGPEAREVDDFLRRPPIHPLLVPARALLWRRVANLAYAALPPYAHELYGRPAPSPAAVTRRLRLTGTLLRRIPARVRWQLPPKHVLRAMARLGPGARPAPHKVGRHVG; this is encoded by the coding sequence ATGGAGTCCGGCAGGCGAGGTCACACTGGCCGGGTGGACGCGGATCCGGGGTTCTACGGGCCCTCCTCGGTGACCTGGCAGGTGCACGCCGACCCCATGATGTGGGTCGCCGGCATCCGCGCGCTCTACCTCCAGGCCCTGCACCCGCCCACCGTGCGCGGCGTCGTGCAGAACTCGGACTTCCGCCGCGACGCCTGGGGCCGGCTGATGCGCACCGCCGACTTCGTCGGGACGACGACGTACGGCACCACCGAGGCCGCCGAGCGGCTGGCGGCGCGGGTGCGGAAGATCCACGCCATGCTCGGCGCCACGGACCCCGACACCGGCGAGCGGTACGGCGTCGACGAGCCCGAGTTGCTGCTGTGGGTGCACTGCGCAGAGATCGACTCCTACCTCCACGTCCTGCGCCGCTCGGGGTTCCGGCTCACCGAGGCAGAGGCCGACCGGTACGTCCGTGAGAACCGGGCCGCCGCCGCCCTCGTCGGACTCGACCCCGAGCAAGTCCCCGCGGACCAGGTCGAGTTGGCCGCGTACTTCGAGAAGATGCGGCCCGAACTCGCCGCCGGGCCCGAGGCGCGCGAGGTGGACGACTTCCTGCGGCGCCCGCCGATCCACCCGCTGCTGGTCCCGGCGCGCGCCCTGCTGTGGCGGCGCGTGGCGAACCTGGCGTACGCCGCCCTGCCCCCGTACGCCCACGAACTCTACGGCCGCCCGGCCCCGAGCCCCGCGGCGGTCACCCGGCGGCTGCGCCTGACCGGCACCCTGCTGCGCCGCATCCCGGCACGGGTGCGCTGGCAACTGCCCCCGAAGCACGTTCTGCGCGCCATGGCCAGGCTCGGCCCCGGCGCACGGCCCGCACCGCACAAGGTCGGCCGGCACGTCGGATGA
- the paaK gene encoding phenylacetate--CoA ligase PaaK, with product MADAQGLLDAGERLDAQALRALQSERLRASLRHAYEHVPFYRESFDKAGVRPEDCRTLADLARFPFTVKADLREHYPYGMFAVPRERIRRIHASSGTTGRPTVVGYTDNDLSMWADMVARSIRAAGGRPGDTVHVAYGYGLFTGGLGAHYGAERLGCTVIPASGGMTARQVQLIQDLRPGVIMVTPSYMLTLLDEFERQGVDPRTTSLRVGVFGAEPWTEEMRREIEERFAIDAVDIYGLSEVVGPGVAQECVETKDGLHVWEDHFYPEIVDPITGEVLPDGEEGELVFTSLTKEAMPVIRYRTRDLTRLLPGTARVFRRIEKITGRSDDMVILRGVNLFPTQIEEIVLRTPGVAPHFQLRLTREGRLDALTVRAEARPGATPEQREAAELAIAAAVKDGIGVSVGVEIVEPESLERSVGKIRRIVDLRPR from the coding sequence ATGGCAGACGCTCAGGGCCTGCTGGACGCGGGGGAACGGCTCGACGCTCAGGCGCTGCGGGCCCTGCAGTCGGAGCGGCTGCGGGCCTCGCTGCGACATGCCTACGAGCACGTGCCCTTCTACCGCGAGTCCTTCGACAAGGCGGGGGTGCGGCCGGAGGACTGCCGTACGCTCGCGGATCTCGCCCGGTTCCCGTTCACCGTGAAGGCGGACCTCCGAGAGCACTACCCGTACGGCATGTTCGCCGTCCCCAGGGAGCGGATCCGCCGCATCCACGCCTCCAGCGGCACCACCGGGCGGCCCACGGTCGTCGGGTACACCGACAACGACCTGTCGATGTGGGCCGACATGGTGGCCCGGTCCATCCGCGCGGCGGGCGGCCGGCCCGGTGACACGGTGCATGTGGCGTACGGCTACGGTCTGTTCACCGGCGGCCTCGGCGCGCACTACGGCGCCGAACGCCTCGGCTGTACGGTGATCCCCGCCTCCGGCGGCATGACGGCCCGCCAGGTGCAGCTGATCCAGGACCTGCGGCCAGGCGTGATCATGGTCACCCCCTCGTACATGCTCACCCTGCTGGACGAGTTCGAGCGCCAGGGCGTCGATCCGCGCACCACCTCCCTGCGCGTGGGCGTCTTCGGAGCCGAGCCGTGGACCGAGGAGATGCGGCGCGAGATCGAGGAGCGGTTCGCGATCGACGCGGTGGACATCTACGGCCTGTCGGAGGTCGTCGGCCCGGGTGTGGCGCAGGAGTGCGTCGAGACCAAGGACGGCCTGCATGTGTGGGAGGACCACTTCTACCCGGAGATCGTCGATCCGATCACCGGCGAAGTACTGCCGGACGGTGAGGAGGGCGAGCTGGTCTTCACCTCCCTCACCAAGGAGGCCATGCCCGTGATCCGGTACCGGACGCGGGACCTGACCCGGCTGCTGCCCGGCACGGCGCGGGTCTTCCGGCGTATCGAGAAGATCACCGGGCGCAGCGACGACATGGTCATCCTGCGCGGGGTCAACCTCTTCCCCACGCAGATCGAGGAGATCGTGCTGCGCACCCCGGGCGTGGCGCCGCACTTCCAGCTCCGGCTGACCCGCGAGGGCCGGCTCGACGCGCTGACCGTGCGGGCCGAGGCCCGGCCCGGCGCCACCCCGGAGCAGCGTGAGGCGGCGGAGCTCGCCATCGCGGCGGCCGTGAAGGACGGGATCGGTGTCTCGGTGGGGGTCGAGATCGTCGAACCGGAGTCCCTGGAGCGGTCCGTGGGCAAGATCAGGCGGATCGTGGACCTGCGGCCGCGCTGA